Within Deinococcus actinosclerus, the genomic segment GCGGCGGCGCTATCCTTCCCGTCCGTCAGGGACTGGTCGCCGGTCGTCTGCACGGGGTTCGGCACGAAGGCGCGCGCCGCGACCGAGGTCAGGCCCGTGGCCGGTTTGCCCGCGCCGCCCTGCGCGCTCAGCATGCCGCCGGCCGGGGTCTGCCCGCACGCGGCAAGCAGCGAAAGACCGAGGAGTCCCGTCAGGGCCGACCGAGGGTTGACTTTCATGGTGCGGGCAGTCTACCCCACCCGCCGGGTGCTCACGAAAACCCCACACCCTCCCCCCGGACGGGTGGGGAGAATGCAGGATTGGCGGCGGGTCATATGGATTCCGTCTGTTTCGTTGGCACCCCGCAGGGTCACCGGGGTGCCAACTCCACGCCCCGAACCCGCTGTGCTCTTTCCCTGCGGGGCAGCTCTGCGAGTCGCATCCACCCGGGTTGAACGGTGCTGGCACACCGTTCAACCGGAGTCCGTGTCAGTCCCAGACGGGCCGGGCGCTCTCCGGGCTGGCGATGCGGGCGGCCTCGCCCACGTCCAGCGCCGCGATGCGGTCCAGGTCCTCGGCGGTCAGCTGAAGGTCCTGGGCGCGCAGGTTCCCGGCGAGGTTCTCGCGTTTTGTGCTGCTGGGAATCACGCTGAAGCCCTGCGCCAGCGCCCACGCGAGCGCCACCTGCGCGGGGTTCGCGCCGTGCGCCCCGGCGATGTCGCGCAGCACCGGGTCGTCCATGACCTTCCCGACCGCCAACGTCATGTACGACGTGAGGTGCAGGCCCTCCCCACGGGCGAACTCCACCAGTTTCCGGTTCTGGAGGTACGGGTGGATCTCCACCTGATTCGTCGCCAGCGGCACGCCGCCCAGGATCTCGCGGGCCCGGCGCAGCCCGGCAATGTTGAAGTTCGACACGCCGATCTCGCGCGTCAGGCCCTGCTCGCGCGCCTCGGCCAGCGCCGACAGGTACTCCTCGGGGTGCACCTCGCCGTTCGGGACCGGCCAGTGGATCAGGGTCAGGTCCACCTGCTCCACGCGCAGTTTCTCCAGGCTGACGCGCAGGCTGTCCAGCAGCGCGTCCCGGCGGTAGTTGGCAGGCTTGATCTTCGTGGTGAGGTACACGTCCGCGCGCGGCACGCCACTCGCGGCGAGCACCTCGCCGATCTCGCCCTCGTTGTCGTAGCCCTGCGCCGTGTCGATGGCGCGGTAGCCCAGCTCCAGCGCGTCCGCGACCACCCGGCGGACCACGTCATCCTTCAGGCGGAACGTTCCCAATCCGAACTTCGGTACGGTCATGGCCGCACTCTGCCACGCCCGCCCGCCGGGAAGAATTCAGCGGATCTTCAGGGACAGCAGCGCCGCGCCCGCCGCGCACAACACCGCCAGCCAGCGCAGCGTCCAGCGGGTCGAGCACGGCCCGGCCTCCAGCCCCTGACCGGCCGCGTTCACCGTGAATTCCAGCATGGTCGTCACGCCTCCCGCTCCGCGCCGCGCAGAGGTTGCCGCGCGTCACGGCGCGGGCCTGTCCGGGCGGGATAGACTGGATTTCATGATCGGAAAGACTTACAAGACGATGCTCGGGGAGCGCGAACTGAGCATCGAGACGGGCAAGCTTGCCAAGCTGGTGAGCGGCTCCGTGACCCTGCGCTACGGCGACACGGTCGTGCTGGTGACCGCGCAGGCCCGTGAAGAGAAGAGCACCCTGGACTTCCTGCCGCTGACGGTGGAGTTCGAGGAGCGTCACTACGCCGTCGGGAAGATTCCCGGCAGCTTCCACCGCCGCGAGGGCCGCCCCGGCGAGAAGGCGATCCTGTCGGCGCGCATCACCGACCGCCAGATCCGCCCGCTGTTCCCCAAGGGTTACCGCCACGAGACGCAGGTCATCATCACGGTTCTCAGCGCCGACCAGCAGAACCTGCCGGACGTGCTGGGTCCCATCGGCGCCTCGGCCGCGCTGAGCATCAGTGACATCCCCTGGAACGGCCCGACCGCGTGCGTGCGCGTGGGCCAGATCGACGGGCAGTTCATCCTGAACCCCACCGCCGACCAGCTCGAGCGCAGCCGCATGGACCTCGTCGTGGCGGGTACCCGCGACGCCGTGATGATGGTCGAGGCCGGCGCGCAGAACGTGGCCGAGGAAGATCTGGTGGCCGCGATCGAGTTCGCGCACGCCGGGATGCAGGGCGTCCTGACGCTGATCGAGCAGATGCGCGCCGAGCTGGGCCAGGAGAAGTTCAACTTCCTGGCCGACGGCGACCTGAGCACGGACCTCGTGCCGGAACTGGCCGAGGCGGCGCGCGCCGCGGGCCTGCGCGACGCGCTGCTGACCGCCAAGAAGAAGGACCGCTCGGCGGCCATCAAGGCGCTGCGTGACCGCCTGATCCAGGCGCGCATCCCTGACGGTGAGGTCGAGGGTGCCGAGGAGCGCCTCGTAGCCCTTAAGAGCGCCTTCGGGAAGGTCGAGAAGCAGGAACTGCGCCGCCTGATCCTCGAAGACGACCTGCGCGCCGACGGCCGCAACAGCCGCACCGTGCGGCCCATCTGGATCGAGACGCGGGCGCTGCCCCGCGCGCACGGCAGCGCGATCTTCACGCGCGGCGAGACGCAGGTGCTCGGCGTGGCGACCCTGGGCACCGAACGCGACGAGATCCTCGTGGACGACCTGACCACCGAGACCGGCGACAAGTTCCTGCTGCACTACAACTTCCCCCCCTACAGCACCGGCGAGGTCAAGCGCATGGGCGGGCAGTCCCGCCGCGAGATCGGGCACGGCAACCTCGCCAAGCGCGCCATCCGCGCCGTGCTGCCCACCTTCGAGGAGTTCCCGTACGTCATCCGCCTCGTGGGCGAGGTGCTGGAATCCAACGGGTCGAGCAGCATGGCGACCGTCTGCTCCGGCACGCTGGCCCTCATGGACGCGGGCGTGCCCATCAAGGCCCCCGTGGCGGGCGTCGCGATGGGTCTGGTCATGGAAGGCGACAAGTACCGCGTCCTGACCGACATCCTGGGCCTGGAAGACGCGCTGGGCGACATGGACTTCAAGGTGTGCGGCACCGCCGACGGCATCACCGCCCTGCAGATGGACATCAAGGTGGGCGGCATCACCCCGCAGGTCATGCGTGAAGCCCTGGCGCAGGCCCGCGAGGGTCGCCTGCACATCCTCGGCAAGATGGCCGAGGTGCTCGCCGCGCCCCGCGCCGAACTGAGCCCCACCGCGCCCCGCATCGTGAGCATCAAGATCAACCCCGAACTGATCGGCAAGGTCATCGGGCCCGGCGGCAAACAGATCCGCGAACTCGAAGCCATGGGCGCCCAGGTCACCGTGGAAGAGGACGGCACCATCCGTATCTTCAGCGCGGACGGCGCCGCCGCCGAGGCCGTCAAGGCCCGCATCGAGGGCATCACCCGCGAGGCGAAGGTCGGCGAGGAATTCGACGGTACCGTCGTCAAAACCGCCCCCTTCGGCGCGTTCGTCAACCTCTTCCCCGGCCAGGACGGCATGCTCCACATCAGCCAGATGAGCGAGGAACGCATCAACGCCGTCGAGGACGTCCTGAACGTCGGCGACAAGCTGCGCGTGAAGATCGCCAACATCGACGACCGCGGCAAGATCGACCTGATCCGCCCCGAACTCGAAGGCAAGATCGCCCCCCGCGAACCCCGCCCCGCCCGCAGCGGCGACCGCGGAGACCGCGGCGGCCGCCCACCCCGCCGCGACTGAGGATCAGGGTCGCAGGTTGAACGTTGACAGTTGAAGGAGGGGGCGTGCGGATCAATCGCACGCCCCTCTCCCCTTGTTACCCGCTGCTAGCGGTTCAGCAGCTGGTACAGGCCCACGGCGGTGCCGACCAGACCGGCGAGCAGGGCGGGCAACAGGGTCGCCAGGGGCGCGCCGAGCAGCAGCAGGGCGCCCAGCAGCGCGAAGGTCAGCAGTTCGCCCGCGATGCCGGGGACGGACACGCGCGGCAGGTCGCGGGTGAGCAGCAGGATGCTGCCGAGCGCCAGGGCGGCAGCCAGCAGGGACATCAGCCAGAACAGGGCCGTCATGCGCGCAGTGTAGAGCGCGGGGGCGGCCCTGTTCCTGTCAGGGGTCAGTTCAGCGGGGGAATCTCATTGATGGGTTCGGTGGTGTCCTGCCCGTCCGGGATGGTCGGGTCGGCGGGGGTCTCGCTCTGATCGCCGGGGTTCTGGTCCGGGATGGCGTTCGGGTCGGGTTCGGTGGGCAGCGGCTCTGGGGGGTTCTGCACCGGGACGTCCGGCGCGGTGTCGGGCGTGACGGGCTCCGGCGCGGGGGTGGGGTCGGGCTGCACCTGCGGTTCGGGTGGCGTGGCGGGAATGGCGTCTACCGGCGTGGGCTCGGGGGTCGCCTCGGGGGTGGGTTCGGGGACCGCGACCTCCTCGGTGGGGACGGGCGCGGGGTCCGGGTCGGGCGCCGGGCTGGGCTGCACGGTCGGGGCGGGCTGGCGGCGGCGGCCGAAGAACCCGCTGTTGCTGCCGCTGCCGTCGCGGGCGACGGGGTCGTTGTCGGCCTCCTCGGTGCGGAAGGCCATGTTCACGTTGCGCACGACGCGGTACGTGACCCCGTCCGGCTGCCGGAAGGCGGCCTCGGGCTGCCCGGCCAGCGCACCCGCCACGGCCTGCTGCCACACGGGCGTGGGGATCTCGCCGCTGTACGCCCAGCCGGGCAGCGCTCCGCCCTCCTGCTTCCCGACCCAGACGGCCCCGGCGACGGTAGGGGTGACGCCCGCGAACCAGAGGTCCTTGATGTCGTTGGTGGTGCCGGTCTTGCCGCCGACCGGCCAGCCGGGAATCAGGGCGCGCGTGGCGAGGCCCCCCTGGGACGCCGTCAGGTCGTTGACGACGCCGCGCAGCATGTCCAGGCCCAGCCACGCGGCGCGGGCGTCCCAGACGCGTTTCGGGGTGGGGGCGGCGCGGGTGTAGATGACCTTGCCGCGCGCGTCCTCGACCTTGCGGACCAGGGTGGGCGCGTAGTACAGGCCGCCGTTGGCGAAGGTCGCGTACGCGGACGCCATCTGCAGCGGGCTGGCTTCCAGCGTGCCGATGGTCAGGGACAGCCCGGCGTTCGCGGGGGGCGTGAGGCCCAGGTCGCGCAGTTTCGCCTCAAAGGTGGGAATGCCCAGTTCCTGCCCGATCCGCACGGTGGGGAGGTTCAGGCTGTGGTCCAGCGAGTAGCGCATCGTGACGTACCGCCCGGTCCAGCGGCGGTTGTAGTTCATGGGCTGGTAGTCACCCTGGATGGGCGCGTCGAGGACGGTGTCGCTCTGCTTCCAGCCCTTCTCGAGCGCCAGGGCGTACAGCAGCGGCTTGACGCTGCTGCCCACTTGGCGTCTGGCCTGGGTGGCGTTGTTCCAGTCGCTGGGTCGGGCGTCCGTGAGTTTCTGCCCGACCAGGGCCAGCACCTCGCCGCTGTCCGGGCGGACCAGCGCGGCGCCCAGGGTGGCGCCGTCGGGCAGGCGGGCGTCGCGGCTGGCCTGCTCGGCGGCCGCCTGCGCCTGGGCGCTCATGCCGGTGTAGATCTTCCCGCCGCCGTACAGGGCCTTGCGGCCGATCAGGGGCAGCAGTTCCTTCTCCACCCCCTGCAGGTAGTAGAAGTTCGGGTATCGCCGGGCGCCCTCGGTCCGCTGGAGGTTCTCGCCCAGCCGGTCGGGGCGTTCCAGGTTCGCGCTGCGCAGCGTGCCGTCCGCGTTCCAGCCCAGCCGCCACCCGGCCGGGTAGATCGGGGTCTTCCAGGCGGCGTCCGCCTCGGCCTGCGTGACCTGTCCGTCCTCGACCATGCGGGTCAGGAGGCTTTTCATCAGGGGGCGGTACGACCTGAATTCCTTGTAGCGGCGGTTGGGTGCGGGGATGATCGTAGCGAGGTACACGCTCTCGGCGAGGTTCAGGGCCGAGGCGTCCTTCCCGAAGTACGCGTGCGCGGCGCCGCCCGCCCCGATGATGTCGCTGCTGCCCCCGTCGCCCCAGTAGATGACGTTCAGGTACGCGTTCAGGATCTGCTTCTTCTCGAAGTTGCGTTCCAGCTGGTAGGCCAGCACCGCCTCCTTGAACTTGCGTTCCGGGGTGCGCGCGCCGTGCAGATCGGCCAGCAGGGTGTTCTTCACGACCTGCTGCGTGATGGAGCTGCCGCCCTCCAGGTCGTTTTTCAGCAGGCCCTTCAGGAGGCCGCGTCCGATGCCGATCACGTCCACGCCGCCGTGCTGGTAGAAACGGCGGTCCTCGCTGGTCACCACGGCCTTCTGAAGCCAGGGGCTGATCTGCCCGGCCTTGAGCAGGTCGCGGTTCACGCTGCCGCCGCTGCTCAGGCTGGGCGTCAGGGTCCCCACCAGCGTCCCGGCGCGGTCGTACACGCGGGTCTGGCCGCTGAACTCCAGGACGTCCAGGTCGGACACGCTGGGCAGGTCGCGGCCCCACGCGAACCACAGGCCGCCCACGCCAGCTGCACCGGCGAGCAGCGCGCCGCCCAGGATGTTCAAGGCTCTCATCGGGGCCACTCTAGCGGGTGAAGCTGAAACGCATCTGGCCTCAGGTCACGCTGGCACATGGAAGGGGGCGGGGCGGCGGGAGCCGTCATGAGAGCAGTCTGTCACGTCTGCCCTGCCGGGCCGTCCCCAGAAAGCATGAGCGCCCCTGGCCCCGGCGGGGGCCGCGTCAGCGGTAGGCGGCGGCGTCGCTCCACTCGCCCAGGGGGGCGCGGGCCTGCACGGTCAGCCCTTCCCGGGCGTCCACGTGGAGCCCCGCAGCGGGCACGAGTACGCCCTGCGCCCCGGTCAGGCGGCAGGGGCCGGGGCAGCCCGTCAGGCGCACGAAGGTGGTGGCGCCCGGACTGGCGGTCTCGATGATCAGCACCCTGTCCTGAAGGCTCACGCGCAGCAGGGAGGCGTCCAGCACGTGCAGGTCGGGTCCGGCCGGTTCGGTCGGCGCGGCTGGGGTGGGCGCGGCGGGGGCAGGCACTGGGGCAGCGGGGCTGACGGCGGCCGGTCCGGCCGGCAGGGTTGCCGTAGGCACGCTGGGCGCGGCGCCGCACCCGACGAGCAGGGCGCAGCCCACCAACAGCAGGACGGTGATATTCGACACACTTCTAGATATCGGAACCTCATGAGGGCGCCCTGACCGCCCATTCATGAGCGGCCATGCCCCCTCACGCGACCCAGGGAACACTTGCCCCCCCACTCAGCGCGTACCATGACCCGTTAGCGCGCCATGACCCAGACTGCCCCCACCTCTGCCACCGACCCCCGCCTCTTCCAGACGATCGTGAAGGGGGTGGGACAGGCCATCGGCGACTACCGCATGATCGAAGGCGGTGACCGCGTGATGGTCTGCCTGTCCGGCGGGAAGGACAGCTACACGCTGCTGGACGTCCTGCTGCACCTCCAGAAGAAGGCGCCCATCGACTTTGAGATCGTCGCCGTGAACCTCGACCAGGGCCAGCCGGGCTTCCCGAAGGACGTCCTGCCCCGCTACCTGACGCAGCTGGGCGTGCGCTTCGACATCCTCACCGAGGACACGTACAGCGTCGTCAAGGACAAAACACCGGAAGGCAAGACCACCTGCGCGCTGTGCAGCCGCCTGCGCCGCGGCATCCTGTACGCCCACGCCCGCAGGATCGGCGCGACGAAGATCGCGCTGGGCCACCACCGCGACGACATCCTGGAAACGCTGTTCATGAACCTGTTCTTCGGCGCGCGCCTGAAGGCCATGCCCCCCAAACTCCAGAGCGACGACGGCACGAACGTCGTCATCCGCCCCCTGGCCTACGTCGCGGAGGCCGACATCATCCGCTACGCGCAGGCGCGCCAGTTCCCGATCATTCCCTGCAACCTCTGCGGCAGCCAGGAAAACCTCCAGCGCAAGGTCGTGGGCGAGATGCTGGAAGGCTGGGAGCGGGAACACCCGGGCCGCCTGACGAACATCGCCCGCGCCCTGACCCGCGTCACCCCCAGCCACCTGATGGACCGCGACCTGTTCGACTTCGCCTCCCTGAGTGTCACGCCCGCCGAGGGCGACCGCGGCTTCGACCCGGACGAGTACCCGCAGCGCGAGTTCCTGAGCGGCGTGCAGGAACTCGACATGCTCGGCTGAGGGCGGTTTCCAGTTCCACCCTGGGGCCAAGGGCATGCCCCGGGGCTCCACTTCCAACTGCTGTTCTTCACAGGTGTGCGCCCTGCTCGATTCAGAGGAATTGTTCAATCCATTCAATCCCTCTGAATTCTGCTGTGAGGCCGCGCGCAACAGGTGGGGCGGGTAGGCTGCCGGGGTGCGTCCCGACCAGCCCGCCCCCCTGCACTTCCTGGCCTTCGATTTCGACGGCACCCTGACGGATTTCGTCGCGGCTGACATTCACGCGCTGGACACGCTGCGGCGCGCGGCGTGCCCGGATGTGCCGCCAGCAGAGTTCGAGGACCGGGCGGTGGACGAGATCATGGCCTTCCACGCGCGGGTGGAGGCCGGACTGGCCGACCCGCTGCGGCAGGACGCCGAGCGGCTGGGGCGGACGCTCGCGGCGTACGGCGTGACGCTGACGGAGGAGCACCTGGGCGTGTACACGCGGGCGCTGGTGGCGGCGACGGTGCCCATGCCGGGCGCGGCGGAGTTGCTGCGTGACCTGCGGGGGGCCGGGGTGCGGCTGGCGCTGCTGTCCAACACGTACGACGGCCCGGCGCAGCGGGCGCGGGTGCAGGCCTGCCTCCCCGACGTGTTCGAGGTGGTCGTCATCTCGGGTGAGGTGGGGGCGCTGAAACCCGATCCCCTGCCCTTCCGGGTGACGCTGAACGCCCTGGGTCTGCCGGCCGGGGCAGGCGCGTACGTGGGGGACAGTCCGGAGCATGACGTGCATGGCGCACTCGCGGCGGGGCTGCCCGCGTGGCACGTCCACGCGCACCCGCGTGTGCGGGAGCGGGCGCTGGCGGGCGGCGCGGCGCTCAGCGTGGCGGGTCTGGCCGACCTGCCCCGGCCCTCATGACCCGTGGGGGATCAGGGCGGTGCCCACGCCCAGCGCGAGGTACACCCCGCCGGACACCTGCTGCTGCCGCCGGGCGAAGGTGCGGCTTCCCTGCCAGCGCCGCCCCAGGCTGCCGGCCAGCAGGGCGTACGCGCCGTCACTCAGGGTGGCGAGGCCCAGGAACACCAGTCCCAGCGTGAGGGTCTGCGCCCACACGGGCCCGTGACCGGGGTGCACGAACTGCGGCAGGAACGCCAGGAAGAACAGCGCCGTCTTGGGGTTCAGGGCGTTCACGACGGCCCCTTGCCGGTAGATCCGCGTCAGGGGCGGCGCGTCCGGCACGGTGACCGTCAGGGCGTCCGGGGTGGGGGCGCGCAGGGTGCGGAGGCCCAGCACGAGCAGGTACGCGGCCCCCGCCCATTTCAGGACGCTGAACAGCAGGGCGCTGGACAGCACGAGCGCGGAGACGCCCAGCGTGGCGGCCAGGACATGCACCAGTCCGCCGGTCTGCACGCCCAGCGCGGAGACCAGTCCGGCGCGCCGTCCCTGGTGGAGGCTACGCGCCACGATGTACAGCACGCTGGGGCCGGGAATGACGATCAGGGCCAGCGCCGCGACGCTGAAGGTGAGCAGGGTGGGCAGGTCAGGCATGCCCGAGCATAGCCGCGCCCTGCCAGAACAAGCGCGGACCGCCCGGTGAGGAGAGGTCCGCGCCAGGTGGGGGTGGGTCAGGGCGTTTCGGTGTAGGCGCCCAGGCGGCGGAAGCGCGCGGCCCGGTCGGTCTTCAGGGTCGCGGCGTCCTGCGCGGCGAGTTCCCGCAGGTGACGGGTCACGGCCTCGCCGACGGCGCGGGCGGCCTCGTCGGCGTTCTGGTGCGCGCCGCCTGCGGGTTCGGGAATGACTTCCTCGACAATGCCGAGCTTCAGGAGGTCCGGGGCGGTCAGGCGCAGCGCCTCGGCGGCCAGGGGGGCCTTGCTGGCGTCCTTCCAGATGATGCTCGCCGCACCTTCCGGGGAGATCACGGAGTACCACGCGTTCTCCTGGATCAGGACGCGGTTGCCCACGCCGATGGCGAGCGCGCCGCCGGAGCCGCCCTCGCCGATGACGACGTTCACGACCGGCACGCGCAGGTTCAACATGCGGCGGATGCTCTCGGCGATGGCCCAGCCCTGGCCGCGTTCCTCGGCTTCCAGGCCGGGGTAGGCGCCCTGGGTGTCCACGAGGGCCACGACGGGCAGCCCGAACTTGTCGGCGAGGTCCATCAGGCGCACGGCCTTGCGGTAGCCCTCGGGGTTGGCGCTGCCGAAGCGGCGTTTGATCTTGCTCTTGGTGTCACGGCCCTTCTGCTGCAGCAGCAGCATGACGGGCACGCCCTGCCAGCGGGCGGGGCCGCCGATCAGGGCGGGGTCGTCGCCGTAGCGGCGGTCGCCGTGCAGTTCGGTGAACTCGGTGCACAGGCGGTCCACGTAGTCCAGCGCGGTGGGGCGGCCCTGCGCGCGGGCCAGTTGCACGCGCTCCCAGCGGGTCGGGGCGGACTTGGGCTGCGCGGCGCGCAGGCGGTCCACCTCGGCGCGCAGGGGGTTCAGGGCGGCGTCGAGGTTCTGCCCGGTCTTCTGCGCGGTCACCTCAAGGTCACGCACGCGGGCCTCGAGTTCCTTCAGGGTGTCGATGGGGGCAGTCACGCGGTCACCTCGCGGCGGGTCAGCAGGCCCAGCAGGGACGCGAGGTACGCGCGCTGCTCGCGGCGGTCCACGACGGCGTCCACCATGCCGTGCTCCAGCAGGAATTCGGCGCGCTGGAAGCCCTCGGGGAGGTTCTGGCGGATGGTCTGCTGGATCACGCGCGGGCCCGCGAAGCCGATCAGCGCGCCGGGCTCGGCGATGATCACGTCCGCGATGGTCGCGAAGCTGGCGGTCACGCCGCCCGTGGTGGGGTCGGTGAGCAGGCTGACGTACGGCAGGCCCCGCTCGGTCAGGCCCTCCAGGGCGACGGTGGTCTTGGCCATCTGCATCAGGGACAGGGCACTTTCCTGCATGCGCGCCCCGCCACTGGCGGTCACGATGATCAGGGGCGTGTCATGCGCGGCGGCGTGCTCGGCGGCGCGGGCGATCTCCTCACCCACGACGCTGCCCATGCTGCCCCCGGAAAAGGCGAAGTCCATGACGGCCAGCGTGACCGGCACGTCCAGGATGGTGCCGGTGCCGGTCAGGATCGCGTCGGGGCGACCCGTCTTCTTCTGGGCGCGGCGCAGGCGCTCGGTGTAGGCCTCGGTGTCCTGGAAGTTCAGGGCGTCGGTGGGCTTCACGCGACCGGACAGCTGCGTGAAGCTGCCCTCGTCGAGCAGCACCTGCACGCGCTGAGCGGCGTCGAGGCGGATGTGGTGCCCGCACTTGGGGCACACGTAGGCGCCCGCTTCGAGGTCGCGGTTGTACACCCCTTCCTTGCAGGCGGGGCACTGGGTCCACAGGTCAGGCACGTCCGTGCCCGGCTGCTGCTGGGGGCGACGGCGGCGGAAAAAACGGTCAAGGGCCATGCGGTGTACTCCTCCGTGGGCATTCTAGGCGGCGCGGCCCCCTGCTTTTGCACCGGGTGCAAGGAGTGTCCAGCCGCGCCGCCCGGCGCTCACACCTCAGCCCAGCTTGCTCTTCAGATAGTCGTCCATCTGCGCGAGCTGCACGTTCAGGTCGCGTTGCAGCGCGTCCACGCGCGCGTGCAGGGCCGCCACCTCGCTGCCGCCGCTGCCCTGGCCCAGCACCCGGAAGCGCTCGTCGAGGTGGGTCTGGAGCTGCGCGAAGCGGCTGCTTTCCTGCTGGTCGAGGCTGGTGCGCAGGGCCTCCATGTCGCGCAGCAGTTTGGCGCTGTCCGCCTGCGCCCGCAAGCCCGAGATCCCCGCCCAGAAGTAGAACAGCAGCGCGAGCAGGGTCGCCACGATCAGCAGGATCAGGCCCATCGGCACGCCGGTGTACGTGGCGAAGCCCAGGCTCAGCGTATGGGGAAACATCAGCGCGTTGGTGTTCAGGACTGCGAACAGACCCAGCAGCACCAGCACGACAATCAACACGACGGTTCTCATCCGCTCAGCGTAGCGGGCGCGCCGGCGGGCTGCCCTTACGGCAACATTGACGTAAGGGTGGGTTCATATGCCGGGGGCACCGCTATCCCCCCGGCAGGCAGGCCGTATGCTGGGAGCGTGTCACTTGTCGTCATGGTCACCCTCCCCCCCGAGCGGGCTCTTGACCTGGCCCGCACCCTCGTCGCCGAGCATCTGGCCGGTTGCGTGAACATCATTCCCGGCCTGCAGAGCGTGTACCGCTGGCAGGGCGAGGTCGCCGAGGATCCCGAGAGCCTGCTGCTGATCAAGACCAGCGGCGAGCAGTACCCCGAACTGGAGGCGCGCATCAAGGCCGTGCACCCCTACGAGGTGCCCGAGATCATCGCCCTGCAGTACGACCGCGCCCTGCCGGAATTCCAGGCGTGGCTGCGTGACG encodes:
- a CDS encoding LysE family translocator, which gives rise to MPDLPTLLTFSVAALALIVIPGPSVLYIVARSLHQGRRAGLVSALGVQTGGLVHVLAATLGVSALVLSSALLFSVLKWAGAAYLLVLGLRTLRAPTPDALTVTVPDAPPLTRIYRQGAVVNALNPKTALFFLAFLPQFVHPGHGPVWAQTLTLGLVFLGLATLSDGAYALLAGSLGRRWQGSRTFARRQQQVSGGVYLALGVGTALIPHGS
- a CDS encoding transglycosylase domain-containing protein — encoded protein: MRALNILGGALLAGAAGVGGLWFAWGRDLPSVSDLDVLEFSGQTRVYDRAGTLVGTLTPSLSSGGSVNRDLLKAGQISPWLQKAVVTSEDRRFYQHGGVDVIGIGRGLLKGLLKNDLEGGSSITQQVVKNTLLADLHGARTPERKFKEAVLAYQLERNFEKKQILNAYLNVIYWGDGGSSDIIGAGGAAHAYFGKDASALNLAESVYLATIIPAPNRRYKEFRSYRPLMKSLLTRMVEDGQVTQAEADAAWKTPIYPAGWRLGWNADGTLRSANLERPDRLGENLQRTEGARRYPNFYYLQGVEKELLPLIGRKALYGGGKIYTGMSAQAQAAAEQASRDARLPDGATLGAALVRPDSGEVLALVGQKLTDARPSDWNNATQARRQVGSSVKPLLYALALEKGWKQSDTVLDAPIQGDYQPMNYNRRWTGRYVTMRYSLDHSLNLPTVRIGQELGIPTFEAKLRDLGLTPPANAGLSLTIGTLEASPLQMASAYATFANGGLYYAPTLVRKVEDARGKVIYTRAAPTPKRVWDARAAWLGLDMLRGVVNDLTASQGGLATRALIPGWPVGGKTGTTNDIKDLWFAGVTPTVAGAVWVGKQEGGALPGWAYSGEIPTPVWQQAVAGALAGQPEAAFRQPDGVTYRVVRNVNMAFRTEEADNDPVARDGSGSNSGFFGRRRQPAPTVQPSPAPDPDPAPVPTEEVAVPEPTPEATPEPTPVDAIPATPPEPQVQPDPTPAPEPVTPDTAPDVPVQNPPEPLPTEPDPNAIPDQNPGDQSETPADPTIPDGQDTTEPINEIPPLN
- a CDS encoding HAD family hydrolase; protein product: MRPDQPAPLHFLAFDFDGTLTDFVAADIHALDTLRRAACPDVPPAEFEDRAVDEIMAFHARVEAGLADPLRQDAERLGRTLAAYGVTLTEEHLGVYTRALVAATVPMPGAAELLRDLRGAGVRLALLSNTYDGPAQRARVQACLPDVFEVVVISGEVGALKPDPLPFRVTLNALGLPAGAGAYVGDSPEHDVHGALAAGLPAWHVHAHPRVRERALAGGAALSVAGLADLPRPS
- a CDS encoding acetyl-CoA carboxylase carboxyltransferase subunit alpha — its product is MTAPIDTLKELEARVRDLEVTAQKTGQNLDAALNPLRAEVDRLRAAQPKSAPTRWERVQLARAQGRPTALDYVDRLCTEFTELHGDRRYGDDPALIGGPARWQGVPVMLLLQQKGRDTKSKIKRRFGSANPEGYRKAVRLMDLADKFGLPVVALVDTQGAYPGLEAEERGQGWAIAESIRRMLNLRVPVVNVVIGEGGSGGALAIGVGNRVLIQENAWYSVISPEGAASIIWKDASKAPLAAEALRLTAPDLLKLGIVEEVIPEPAGGAHQNADEAARAVGEAVTRHLRELAAQDAATLKTDRAARFRRLGAYTETP
- the pnp gene encoding polyribonucleotide nucleotidyltransferase; translated protein: MIGKTYKTMLGERELSIETGKLAKLVSGSVTLRYGDTVVLVTAQAREEKSTLDFLPLTVEFEERHYAVGKIPGSFHRREGRPGEKAILSARITDRQIRPLFPKGYRHETQVIITVLSADQQNLPDVLGPIGASAALSISDIPWNGPTACVRVGQIDGQFILNPTADQLERSRMDLVVAGTRDAVMMVEAGAQNVAEEDLVAAIEFAHAGMQGVLTLIEQMRAELGQEKFNFLADGDLSTDLVPELAEAARAAGLRDALLTAKKKDRSAAIKALRDRLIQARIPDGEVEGAEERLVALKSAFGKVEKQELRRLILEDDLRADGRNSRTVRPIWIETRALPRAHGSAIFTRGETQVLGVATLGTERDEILVDDLTTETGDKFLLHYNFPPYSTGEVKRMGGQSRREIGHGNLAKRAIRAVLPTFEEFPYVIRLVGEVLESNGSSSMATVCSGTLALMDAGVPIKAPVAGVAMGLVMEGDKYRVLTDILGLEDALGDMDFKVCGTADGITALQMDIKVGGITPQVMREALAQAREGRLHILGKMAEVLAAPRAELSPTAPRIVSIKINPELIGKVIGPGGKQIRELEAMGAQVTVEEDGTIRIFSADGAAAEAVKARIEGITREAKVGEEFDGTVVKTAPFGAFVNLFPGQDGMLHISQMSEERINAVEDVLNVGDKLRVKIANIDDRGKIDLIRPELEGKIAPREPRPARSGDRGDRGGRPPRRD
- the ttcA gene encoding tRNA 2-thiocytidine(32) synthetase TtcA, whose amino-acid sequence is MTQTAPTSATDPRLFQTIVKGVGQAIGDYRMIEGGDRVMVCLSGGKDSYTLLDVLLHLQKKAPIDFEIVAVNLDQGQPGFPKDVLPRYLTQLGVRFDILTEDTYSVVKDKTPEGKTTCALCSRLRRGILYAHARRIGATKIALGHHRDDILETLFMNLFFGARLKAMPPKLQSDDGTNVVIRPLAYVAEADIIRYAQARQFPIIPCNLCGSQENLQRKVVGEMLEGWEREHPGRLTNIARALTRVTPSHLMDRDLFDFASLSVTPAEGDRGFDPDEYPQREFLSGVQELDMLG
- the dkgB gene encoding 2,5-didehydrogluconate reductase DkgB, with the translated sequence MTVPKFGLGTFRLKDDVVRRVVADALELGYRAIDTAQGYDNEGEIGEVLAASGVPRADVYLTTKIKPANYRRDALLDSLRVSLEKLRVEQVDLTLIHWPVPNGEVHPEEYLSALAEAREQGLTREIGVSNFNIAGLRRAREILGGVPLATNQVEIHPYLQNRKLVEFARGEGLHLTSYMTLAVGKVMDDPVLRDIAGAHGANPAQVALAWALAQGFSVIPSSTKRENLAGNLRAQDLQLTAEDLDRIAALDVGEAARIASPESARPVWD